The Brachyhypopomus gauderio isolate BG-103 chromosome 1, BGAUD_0.2, whole genome shotgun sequence genome includes a window with the following:
- the c1h16orf87 gene encoding UPF0547 protein C16orf87 homolog: protein MSTNKVKKVKMATKSCPECDQQIPVACKSCPCGYVFISRKLLNAKLNERSAVIDKLDAKRRRTERIRREKINLTSTNDMENRRRSRSNSQSDPIRRGRGRPKTVGLKKQEEEKEKQEKEVDIYASLSDERAFVFSVALAEINRKILGQRLIL, encoded by the exons ATGTCTACAAATAAAGTCAAGAAAGTAAAAATGGCCACCAAATCCTGTCCAGAATGTGACCAACAG ATCCCCGTGGCTTGCAAGTCCTGTCCTTGTGGTTATGTCTTCATCAGCCGAAAGCTTCTGAATGCGAAGCTGAATGAGAGATCTGCTGTAATAG ACAAACTGGATGCAAAAAGAAGACGAACAGAGAGAATACGAAGGGAGAAAATCAACTTGACGTCAACCAATGATATGGAGAATAGGAGGCGGTCCCGCTCCAACAGCCAATCAGACCCCATCCGGAGAGGGCGGGGCAGACCAAAAACTGTTGGACTGAAGAagcaagaggaggagaaag AAAAACAGGAAAAGGAGGTTGATATTTATGCCAGCCTATCAGACGAGAGagcgtttgtgttttctgtggCCTTGGCTGAGATCAACCGAAAGATCCTTGGCCAGAGGCTCATCCTgtag